One window of Oryza brachyantha chromosome 12, ObraRS2, whole genome shotgun sequence genomic DNA carries:
- the LOC102708299 gene encoding uncharacterized protein LOC102708299, translating to MAQESKLDLLLKTIEENEKKRVEAEERNRADLVSLKLAMEIRVPEVEKKVEELSVSLGELSHKVEHLEGNMLLQLKEQQGYSGIPIMNTPFNTEVLAWAKKKRRSVRNAWMIEEVDWGTN from the exons ATGGCTCAGGAAAGCAAATTGGATCTCCTGTTGAAGACCATCGAAGAAAATGAGAAGAAGCGAGTTGAAGCCGAGGAGAGGAATCGAGCTGATCTGGTTTCGCTGAAACTTGCCATGGAAATTCGAGTACCTGAGGTGGAGAAGAAGGTGGAGGAACTGAGTGTGTCGCTGGGGGAGCTGAGTCACAAGGTCGAACACCTGGAGGGCAATATGCTGCTACAACTGAAGGAGCAGCAAGGCTATTCCGGTATCCCCATCATGAACACGCCCTTCAATACAG AAGTACTTGCTTGGGCGAAAAAAAAGAGACGGAGCGTAAGGAATGCATGGATGATTGAAGAAGTTGATTGGGGAACAAACTAA